One Ranitomeya imitator isolate aRanImi1 chromosome 1, aRanImi1.pri, whole genome shotgun sequence DNA window includes the following coding sequences:
- the LOC138671639 gene encoding uncharacterized protein produces MSAAAACLRFFRLSRSLLSPRLLDLPPKNMLKAQRLWHTEDTKERRSLDVCRRHNCQCPSQRPKKKGIVVDEEPLTIHNKTLINLVEANPSIWDQSDSSHHDIVKNRKLWDQIICHFDPRYMEKSTTSKKKIADAVHTHWRSIRDRFVRDYRNSQNAPSGSSGKRVTPYVHYDQLLFLQKTVSQRSTICSKAAPRPTEELEPSPVEPTQPEDVSGISEPRSADRSTVAAGVSARLQSQRGRKRASQKDEADAIIVDGLQRVEDMCRSELKDLRREITELQAREYVYSANEWKLLFLSYVPVAQNIPAHRNLMFRQRLNELLEEFVGPQEPAPSGTRRMDMPAYNPQYRGRGETSVEPHRQCSSPSYSWADNTPVQYQSL; encoded by the exons atgtcagcagcagcagcgtgtctgcgattttttcgtctcagtcg gagtcttctgagcccgaggctgctagacctccccccaaaaaacatgctaaaagcacaaag gttgtggcacacggaggacacaaaagaaagaaggtccctagacgtctgtcgtcgccacaactgccagtg tccaagtcagcgaccaaaaaaaaaagggattgtcgttgacgaagagccattgactatccacaacaagacactgatcaaccttgtggaagccaacccctccatatgggaccagagcgacagctcccaccatgacatcgtgaagaaccgcaagttgtgggatcaaataatctgtcactttgatccccgatacatggagaagtcgacaacctcaaagaaaaaaattg ccgatgctgtccatacccattggaggtccatccgcgatcgctttgtccgtgactaccggaacagtcagaatgcaccaagcggatcaagtggcaaacgggtgaccccgtatgtgcattacgaccaactgctctttctacaaaaaacagtgtctcagcgctc cacgatatgcagtaaagctgctcctagaccgacagaggaactggagccttctccagtggaaccaacgcaacctgaagatgtgtctggcatcagcgagccacgatctgcggatagaagcactgttgctgcaggtgtgagtgcccggttgcaatcacagcgtggacgcaagcgagcatcacaaaaagatgaagctgatgcaattatcgtggatggactccaacgggtagaggacatgtgtcgcagtgagctcaaagacctgaggcgagaaattaccgagctgcaagcacgcgagtatgtatactctgctaatgagtggaagctacttttcttatcctatgtgcctgtagcacaaaatatcccggcacatagaaaccttatgtttagacaaagactgaatgagcttctagaggaatttgtgggcccccaggaacccgctccatcgggaacaagaagaatggacatgccggcctacaaccctcaatatagaggccggggtgaaacgagcgtggaacctcatagacaatgtagcagtccatcatatagttgggcagacaatacgcccgtgcagtaccaaagtctttag